Part of the Cyanobacteria bacterium QS_8_64_29 genome is shown below.
CTGGCCAGCTCCTGCACCACCGCCAGCTCAAAAGCGGTCGTGGCGCCGGTTGCGATCTGGGTCTGTTGCAGCGCGACGGCAGGCGCCAGCTCCAAGCCCAAGGCGCTGACTTTATCCGCGTTCCGCCCCGAGCGATAGCCGGCCCGGACCACCGCATGCCGCGCCTGCCACGGGAACAGGTGCAGGGCGGCCTCGCCCAACTCCCGCAGCAGCGCCAGCGAGTAGTTGCGGCGATCAACGGCGATCAAAAACCGAAACGGCTCTT
Proteins encoded:
- a CDS encoding flavin reductase; protein product: MADPSYYSGFYPLHLALLVVGDNPSPVAWWTPISKEPFRFLIAVDRRNYSLALLRELGEAALHLFPWQARHAVVRAGYRSGRNADKVSALGLELAPAVALQQTQIATGATTAFELAVVQELASDGDHAPFIFDVRHVHRGKRRPARDTPILFLGWRDFATLGKRWRFWPSR